The following coding sequences are from one Candidatus Aminicenantes bacterium window:
- a CDS encoding Gfo/Idh/MocA family oxidoreductase gives MTHKFGIIGAGIMGSAVGRVLKNIPNVEICALCDPSRERLEASGKEFGVTAFYTNHKDMLAKEKLDAVAVATPDNFHREPVIDALQAGCHVYVEKPLATSQADAEEMARVVKKTGKKLQVDFNHRWLSPYHKVREMIEAGKLGEPLIGFARKNNPISVPTQMIKSWSARTTPAWFLSCHDIDLMTWWFDADPVEAYARGTKKVLIEKGFDTYDGIQSLVTYEGGKHATFEAVWIYPDSSPYMPDSFMEIIGSAGSLHLDRKAEAIDAILEAKFECPRTFLNYKVFEEWQGAFPAAVRSFLYAIEHDTEPHVNVRDGVRSTTVLEAVHKSLASGQPEKIRLNV, from the coding sequence ATGACCCATAAGTTCGGCATCATCGGAGCGGGGATCATGGGCAGCGCCGTCGGCCGCGTCCTCAAGAATATTCCCAACGTGGAGATCTGCGCCCTCTGCGACCCATCCCGGGAGCGGCTCGAAGCAAGCGGCAAGGAATTCGGCGTCACGGCTTTCTATACGAACCACAAGGACATGCTCGCCAAGGAGAAGCTCGACGCCGTGGCCGTGGCGACACCCGACAATTTTCACCGCGAGCCCGTGATCGACGCCCTGCAGGCCGGCTGCCATGTCTATGTCGAAAAGCCGCTGGCCACCTCGCAGGCCGACGCCGAAGAGATGGCCCGCGTCGTCAAAAAGACCGGCAAGAAGCTGCAGGTGGACTTCAACCACCGCTGGCTTTCGCCCTATCACAAGGTCCGCGAGATGATCGAAGCCGGCAAGCTTGGGGAGCCGCTCATCGGCTTCGCCCGCAAGAACAACCCGATCTCGGTCCCGACGCAGATGATCAAGTCCTGGTCGGCCCGCACGACCCCGGCCTGGTTCCTCTCTTGTCACGATATCGACCTCATGACCTGGTGGTTCGACGCCGATCCGGTCGAGGCTTATGCCCGCGGGACCAAGAAGGTCCTGATCGAAAAAGGCTTCGACACCTACGACGGCATTCAATCGCTGGTGACCTACGAGGGCGGCAAGCACGCGACTTTCGAGGCCGTTTGGATCTATCCGGACTCGAGCCCTTATATGCCCGACTCCTTCATGGAGATCATCGGCAGCGCCGGGAGCCTTCATCTTGACCGCAAGGCCGAGGCGATCGACGCCATCCTTGAGGCGAAGTTCGAATGCCCCAGAACCTTCCTCAATTACAAGGTTTTCGAGGAATGGCAGGGCGCTTTCCCGGCGGCGGTCAGGAGCTTCCTCTACGCCATCGAGCACGACACGGAGCCGCACGTCAACGTCCGCGACGGCGTCCGGAGCACGACCGTCCTGGAAGCCGTTCACAAGTCCCTCGCCTCGGGGCAGCCCGAGAAGATCCGACTGAATGTTTGA